The Equus caballus isolate H_3958 breed thoroughbred chromosome 13, TB-T2T, whole genome shotgun sequence genome includes a window with the following:
- the RPS15A gene encoding small ribosomal subunit protein uS8: MVRMNVLADALKSINNAEKRGKRQVLIRPCSKVIVRFLTVMMKHGYIGEFEIIDDHRAGKIVVNLTGRLNKCGVISPRFDVQLKDLEKWQNNLLPSRQFGFIVLTTSAGIMDHEEARRKHTGGKILGFFF, translated from the exons ATGGTGCGCATGAATGTCCTGGCCGATGCTCTCAAGAGCATCAACAATGCCGAGAAGAGGGGCAAACGCCAGGTGCTCATTAGGCCGTGCTCCAAAGTCATCGTCCGGTTTCTGACTGTGATGATGAAGCATG GTTACATTGGCGAATTTGAAATCATCGATGACCACAGAGCTGGGAAGATTGTTGTGAACCTCACGGGCAGGTTAAACAAG TGTGGAGTGATCAGCCCCAGATTTGACGTGCAACTGAAAGATctagaaaaatggcaaaataacTTGCTCCCGTCCCGTCAGTTTGG TTTCATTGTACTGACAACCTCAGCTGGCATCATGGACCATGAAGAAGCAAGACGAAAACACACAGGAGGGAAAATCCTGGGATTCTTTTTCTAG